Within the Amaranthus tricolor cultivar Red isolate AtriRed21 chromosome 15, ASM2621246v1, whole genome shotgun sequence genome, the region GCTTACCCAGTAGCCTCAGACTATGGATGATATGTGGACATATTTTGGGTGAAAATAGCATCTTAAGACCCAATTAAATGGTGATGGGAAGCGGTCTGGTCACTATTCAAAGGTCATACACTGTAAATAGCGGGTACATAGTAGATTTAAAGTTTACCCCACATCTAACCTGCCCTACCTTAACATTCCATCTACCAATTCCAATCATTCTAATATACAATAATCACTATCAACTTAGAAAAGCAGCATCTTCACTTCTAAAATAGAAACTGCTAGAAGGAATCAGAAACTCGagattatatattataatttagcTTGGCAATATAATCATGAGTGTTTTTTTATTACACAAGCAACCAGAAAGCTTTAAAGGTATATTAGGGATCGCAGGTGGCTCTAGAGGAGATCACGTGGATAACTGATTGGATAGTGTGGAGGGTAAGGTTTTCAATTGTACTTTGGATAGTGTCATGGGTAAGGTTTTCAATTTGTACCTTGGATAGTGCGGTGGATAAGGTTTTCAAATTGTACCTAAACGTAGATTCGCTGGAGAGTAGTGGATATAAAACTTTTCAGTGGGTACGACTGGACCGAATAAAAAAAGAGATAATCTCACTCACCTCCTCTCCTCCTAGTTGCCATCAATCCATCCTCACTTCATAACACTTTCCAGGGAACAAAAAGTATATTCaatattttccttttatatatatatatatatatatatatatatatatatatatatatatatatatatatatatatatatatatatatacatatacatatatatatatatatatatatatatatatcaaagaaGCTCATAAAAGATGATGATTTATTCAATCCCAGTCAATAATGCACAGCTTGATAGGCAAAATACACATGATATCCACTATTATAAACCTGAACAATGAGATCTTTCAAAAGATGCTTGTAATGATGATGGTGACCACTGATGTCCAACAGTTTTTTGGAAGCTTCTTCTTTCATGGCATTAACCAAGTCATCTTGAGCTTGAAGAACCTTGATCCGAGATGCATTGAGCTGCATGGAGTATTCTCTGCCAAATATGCGAATAGTAAGTGCATTATTATTCAGGACTAGATGTTACCCCAGATAACAGCACTCCACTAAGTTTAATCAAGTCAAGCAGACTGCAATACAATACCCCTTCACAAGGAAATCAATAGGAGAGTATCAAACATGTTTTTATCTAGGGATGCACTAAAATAATTACATAGATCTtgtaaaacatatattttatctAACTTTCTCTCTTTCCATTCACTTCTTAATTTCCAAGCCATTGTAGAGAAAGGAAAGCTGGTGGCATCATTCTAAATAAGAATCTTCTAATCAAGAAAAATACTCACAACAACCAATGTTGAAGGTTACAATTTTGGAAACAGGCAATGACTTTGCGATGGAGGGAAGCGTACTTGGgcactaagagaaaaaaaaaactttcaggAAATGATGATCAATAATTACTATGTTTATGATGTCTCAATAGCATCTAACAGTAAAATACGACCAAAAATTCAATAGGATAACATATTTAGGATCACATAAAATGCTTTTAGTCGCATACTTAGCATCATAGTTAATGATTACAATCACATGTAGCATCACATACAATGTTTCTGGCTGCATACTAGGCATCATTGTCAATGATTTCAATCACATACTAAGGAACCATAGTCAATAATTTGATCACATACTTAGCATTATAAGCAATTTTTTGATGGCATTCTTATAGTCAATGATTTCAATCACATACTTAGCGTCATAGTCAATGTATTCGATCACATAGTGAAATCTAAGTCCAACAATAGCACGATCAAAATAACAGCAAGaatcaagagaaaaaaaaaaaaaaaaaaaaaaaaaacattcaatcacattcaagaaaaaaaattttttagaaaagcaaAGAAATTACATTTTTCTACGAATTTCAACTTGCTTCTCCTTACGCTCATACTCCTGTCTAATCTTCTTCTTCTCCGCCTCAACTAACTGCAGCTTCTCAATATTAAACtcctacaacaatcaaaatcaaTCAATTCCAATCCAATCATTTCACAAAATCGCAAATCCGATACAAAATCAAACTCCTAAGAACGAATTTCgaaaatttcaaacaaattttcaattatacttaTCAAAAAGAAAGAATTACTTCTTCAGCAGCAACAGAGATCTCATTAGCTTTCTCTTCCGCTTCTTGACGGATGAATCTAACCATCTGTTGGATCTGCTTTTGAACATCGGTATCATTCATCTTCGGATCTGTAGAAGATTTTCTCACTCTAAGCTTGATTGGGTGAGAGTAAGAGGAAGTTGGAGATCAGTTTTTTCTTCTGTCGTTTCAACTGGTCGATGACTGAATAATGTTGGGAGGTTTTGAAATATGGGAAGGAAAACGTGAGCTGGCAGGTGGAAAAGGTAATTCACGGGAGGTTTATTACTGTATAGCGGAGATTAGTTAAAATTAAGGGAAATTCCGAAGTTTCGACCAagttgttcgcaattagtaaaataattgattttgtaaaaaaagAAAGTCAATAGCTTTGTTTGCAGTTGGTAGATGCGAACagttttttttggctttttttgaatcaaatcctttattcgcagttagtaagtgcaaaCAGACTCATACCTCAGGTTTGGGAAGTaggtgcttattttgaaaaaaagttGATTTCAATCTtattctatgattttttttaataatttagcttattcattttaaattttctggTTAGGGATGGGTAAGCCTTCGGTTTTAGATAGCTAAATTTAGATTcaaacactatttttttttatcggaGTTAGATATAGAGTCTGAAAAATTTAAACTCAAACGTGGATTTAAGGTTTGAATCTGGAACTTTTTTTTCTTaaccaaactataaaaaatagatTATGGAATATTCGTCATttcaaacaaaattattttaacattcTCAATTAACAATGATTTTGTAGTACTCTACTGATTGAaagattaaatatataaaattttccaacattcaaattataaaagaaaatatacattaagtttttcaatttttaaagtaCATATACGACAATCACATTTCAAATGACATAAATTGACAAAGTTtatatcaaacaaataaatacaCATACTatgaatatcatcatcatcatgcccAATATCAAGCTCGAGAGCAAGGTCTAGGAGAGGGAAAGGTTGAACAATCCATACTTGTACTCCCTtcacaaggagaactagatgaAAGCAGTCGATTTTACCCCCAAACAGAAGAATCCCTGCCTAAGAGAATATGAGTGGCAACGTTGTCTCAATAGAACACCTGCTAGCAGAAAAATACTACATCTAcataaaatagcataaaaataaaaataaaaaataaaagatagataaTATAAAACCACGATAAGAGGATAAAGAAACAAAATGgagtagaaaaagaaaaatatttctaCAATGGTGctcacttaaaaatattttttaaaatggtaTTTATGTTACTAAGCTATTTTAATATTGGTTTGGAGTCTTCAAAACTTATTGTGAATCAAAAGAATAGTAGGTTCAAGTAGaattagaaaagaaaacaatagaTTATCTAGTCCTcactaaaaaattattttctaaaatagttTTTATAGAGAAAAGAAATTTAaccaattttatttgatttggaaACATCAAACCTAAAAATGAGACCGACAAAATAATTGGTATAAATATCATATAACATGTGATACATAAAATCAATTATGATACAATAATATAGATACACGATCGTAACAAAGAATTAAAAGTTAGCTTTCTCTTTTAGATATGTCtaaaaatatcatttaattaaatgggttagctGAATGTAAGAATTATTTTGAATTGACGAAACatagttaaaattattatgaacacattttttttataaataaatcaacatcaaacaataatattatatcCAAATGTTCATTATAGCTTTTCTTCTTTAGGTTTCACTGTTAGTTTACTTAAATCAATCCAAGCCTCTGGCTAGATATAAGAATATCAAGTGAAGTGATTTTACCTTTTTCATTGCAAATTAAAGATACtgttaaaaactcttaaatccCTCAAAAAAAGGATTCCTACAATTGTTTTAGCTCACATTGAGGTTTGGGAGTTCCAAACCAAAAATAACGT harbors:
- the LOC130801190 gene encoding V-type proton ATPase subunit E-like, with the translated sequence MNDTDVQKQIQQMVRFIRQEAEEKANEISVAAEEEFNIEKLQLVEAEKKKIRQEYERKEKQVEIRRKIEYSMQLNASRIKVLQAQDDLVNAMKEEASKKLLDISGHHHHYKHLLKDLIVQSLLRLKEPGVLLRCREDDVHLVEHAIHSAKEEYAEKANVHSPEIIIDSVHLPPAPHHHSHGLSCAGGVVLASRDGKIVCENTLDARLDVAFRKKLPQIRKQLFEFAAAC